From Streptomyces griseorubiginosus, one genomic window encodes:
- the bldD gene encoding transcriptional regulator BldD, with protein MSSEYAKQLGAKLRAIRTQQGLSLHGVEEKSQGRWKAVVVGSYERGDRAVTVQRLAELADFYGVPVQELLPGTTPGGAAEPPPKLVLDLERLAHVPAEKAGPLQRYAATIQSQRGDYNGKVLSIRQDDLRTLAVIYDQSPSVLTEQLISWGVLDADARRAVSHEES; from the coding sequence ATGTCCAGCGAATACGCCAAACAGCTCGGGGCCAAGCTTCGGGCCATCCGCACCCAGCAGGGCCTTTCCCTCCACGGTGTCGAGGAGAAGTCCCAGGGACGCTGGAAGGCGGTCGTGGTCGGATCGTACGAGCGTGGCGACCGCGCGGTGACCGTGCAGCGCCTTGCCGAGTTGGCGGATTTCTACGGCGTTCCGGTGCAGGAGCTGCTGCCCGGCACCACTCCGGGCGGGGCCGCCGAACCGCCGCCGAAGCTGGTCCTGGACCTGGAGCGACTGGCTCACGTCCCGGCCGAGAAGGCGGGCCCGCTCCAGCGGTACGCGGCCACGATCCAGTCCCAGCGCGGTGACTACAACGGCAAGGTGCTCTCGATCCGCCAGGACGACCTGCGCACACTCGCCGTCATCTACGACCAGTCGCCCTCGGTCCTCACCGAGCAGCTGATCAGCTGGGGCGTGCTGGACGCGGACGCGCGTCGCGCGGTGTCCCACGAGGAGAGCTGA
- the nusB gene encoding transcription antitermination factor NusB yields the protein MAARNTARKRAFQILFEGDQRGVDVLTVLADWIRLSREDTRQPPVSEYTMQLVEGYAEHAKRIDELIAQYSVGWTLDRMPVVDRNILRLGAYELIWADETPDAVVLDEMVQLAKEFSTDESPSFVNGLLGRLKDLKPSLRRDEA from the coding sequence GTGGCTGCCCGCAACACGGCCCGCAAGCGCGCCTTCCAGATCCTCTTCGAGGGCGACCAGCGCGGCGTCGACGTCCTGACGGTCCTCGCGGACTGGATCCGGCTCTCCCGGGAAGACACCCGGCAGCCCCCGGTCAGCGAGTACACGATGCAGCTGGTCGAGGGCTACGCGGAGCACGCGAAGCGCATCGACGAGCTGATCGCGCAGTACTCGGTCGGCTGGACGCTGGACCGGATGCCGGTCGTCGACCGCAACATCCTGCGGCTGGGCGCCTACGAGCTGATCTGGGCCGACGAGACCCCGGACGCCGTGGTGCTCGACGAGATGGTGCAGCTGGCGAAGGAGTTCTCCACGGACGAGTCGCCCTCGTTCGTGAACGGCCTGCTGGGCCGGCTCAAGGATCTGAAGCCTTCGCTGCGCCGAGACGAGGCGTGA
- the pyrR gene encoding bifunctional pyr operon transcriptional regulator/uracil phosphoribosyltransferase PyrR, producing MDKQDTSDMGASDARPVLEGPDIARVLTRIAHEIVERAKGADDVVLLGIPTRGVHLAQRLAAKLEEITDRKIPVGSLDITMYRDDLRMHPPRALARTEIPGDGLDGRLVVLVDDVLFSGRTIRAALDALNDIGRPRAVQLAVLVDRGHRELPIRADYVGKNLPTSLRETVKVQLAEEDGRDTVLLGVKQTQ from the coding sequence ATGGACAAGCAGGACACTTCTGATATGGGCGCGTCCGATGCCCGGCCCGTTCTCGAGGGCCCCGACATCGCGCGTGTGCTGACCCGCATCGCCCACGAGATCGTCGAACGCGCCAAGGGCGCCGACGACGTGGTGCTCCTCGGCATTCCGACCCGGGGCGTCCACCTCGCCCAGCGGCTCGCCGCCAAGCTCGAGGAGATCACCGACCGCAAGATCCCGGTCGGTTCGCTCGACATCACCATGTACCGCGACGACCTGCGCATGCACCCGCCGCGCGCGCTGGCCCGCACCGAGATCCCCGGTGACGGTCTCGACGGCCGGCTGGTCGTCCTCGTCGACGACGTGCTCTTCTCCGGCCGCACCATCCGCGCCGCCCTGGACGCCCTGAACGACATCGGGCGCCCCCGCGCGGTGCAGCTCGCCGTCCTCGTCGACAGAGGCCACCGCGAACTGCCCATCCGCGCCGACTACGTCGGCAAGAACCTCCCCACGTCGCTGCGGGAGACGGTCAAGGTCCAGCTCGCCGAGGAGGACGGTCGCGACACCGTGCTGCTCGGCGTGAAGCAGACCCAGTAG
- a CDS encoding Pro-rich N-terminal domain-containing protein gives MQHAVGSPLPPPHQPGHGPATGWSPAAHHPGPHHPGAHQGSGPVPPPPPAPGFTPAPVPPTPPHASVPPASPHSSVPPAPPHAPAPPAPQHAPGPPAPPHPPGPVPDTTGHVPLPPGAPVGAPSAPPAAVPDPAGTTLAVLLIGPAGAGKTSVAKYWADHRRVPTAHISLDDVREWVRSGFADPQSGWNDHSEAQYRLARRTCGFAARNFLANGISCILDDAVFPDRPVVGLGGWKRHVGPGLLPVVLLPGLEIVLERNAERSGNRRLTDEEVARIHGRMAGWYGSGLPIIDNSQMDVPQTAKVLDDVLARSIASPPSW, from the coding sequence ATGCAGCACGCAGTGGGTTCTCCGCTGCCGCCGCCCCACCAGCCGGGGCACGGACCGGCCACCGGCTGGTCGCCGGCCGCACATCACCCGGGACCGCATCACCCGGGTGCGCACCAGGGCTCCGGCCCGGTGCCCCCACCGCCGCCGGCCCCGGGCTTCACCCCGGCTCCGGTCCCGCCGACACCGCCGCACGCCTCGGTCCCGCCGGCGTCCCCGCACTCGTCGGTCCCGCCCGCGCCGCCGCACGCACCGGCACCGCCCGCGCCCCAGCACGCACCCGGCCCACCCGCGCCGCCGCACCCGCCGGGTCCGGTGCCCGACACCACCGGCCATGTCCCGCTGCCGCCCGGCGCACCGGTGGGCGCCCCGAGCGCGCCGCCCGCCGCCGTGCCCGACCCCGCGGGCACCACCCTCGCCGTGCTCCTGATCGGCCCCGCCGGCGCCGGCAAGACGAGCGTCGCCAAGTACTGGGCCGACCACCGCCGCGTCCCCACCGCCCACATCAGCCTCGACGACGTCCGCGAATGGGTCCGCTCGGGCTTCGCCGACCCCCAGTCCGGCTGGAACGACCACTCCGAGGCCCAGTACCGCCTCGCCCGCCGCACCTGCGGCTTCGCCGCCCGCAACTTCCTCGCCAACGGCATCTCCTGCATCCTCGACGACGCGGTGTTCCCGGACCGGCCGGTGGTCGGCCTCGGCGGCTGGAAGCGGCACGTGGGGCCGGGCCTGCTCCCGGTGGTCCTGCTGCCCGGCCTGGAGATCGTCCTGGAACGCAACGCGGAGCGGTCCGGCAACCGCCGCCTCACCGACGAGGAAGTGGCGCGGATCCACGGCCGGATGGCGGGCTGGTACGGCTCCGGTCTGCCGATCATCGACAACAGCCAGATGGACGTACCGCAGACCGCGAAGGTCCTGGACGACGTCCTGGCGAGGTCGATAGCGAGCCCGCCGAGCTGGTAG
- the carA gene encoding glutamine-hydrolyzing carbamoyl-phosphate synthase small subunit — protein MTTSTRGTAKVPAVLVLEDGRIFRGRAYGAVGETFGEAVFSTGMTGYQETLTDPSYDRQIVVATAPQIGNTGWNDEDDESRRIWVSGYVVRDPARVPSNWRAKRSLDDELVAQGIVGISGIDTRALTRHLRERGSMRAGIFSGEAVAADSELVARVQAQPHMKGASLYEEVATKETYVVPAVGEKKFTVAAIDLGIKGMTPHRMAERGIEVHVLPATASVEDVYAVNPDGVFFSNGPGDPATADGPVALMTAVLERKTPLFGICFGNQILGRALGFGTYKLKYGHRGINQPVQDRTTGKVEVTAHNHGFAVDAPLDKVSETKFGRAEVSHVCLNDNVVEGLQLLDQPAFSVQYHPEAAAGPHDAAYLFDRFTSLMSTVMEGQRA, from the coding sequence ATGACGACCTCCACCAGGGGAACCGCGAAGGTTCCCGCCGTACTCGTCCTGGAGGACGGCCGGATCTTCCGCGGCCGTGCCTACGGGGCCGTGGGGGAGACCTTCGGTGAGGCCGTGTTCTCCACCGGCATGACCGGCTACCAGGAGACCCTGACCGACCCGTCGTACGACCGCCAGATCGTCGTCGCGACCGCCCCGCAGATCGGCAACACCGGCTGGAACGACGAGGACGACGAGTCCCGCCGCATCTGGGTCTCCGGCTACGTCGTGCGCGACCCCGCGCGCGTGCCGTCCAACTGGCGCGCCAAGCGGTCCCTGGACGACGAGCTGGTCGCGCAGGGCATCGTCGGGATCTCCGGCATCGACACCCGCGCCCTCACCCGCCACCTGCGCGAGCGCGGCTCCATGCGCGCCGGGATCTTCTCCGGCGAGGCGGTCGCCGCCGACTCCGAGCTCGTCGCGCGCGTGCAGGCCCAGCCGCACATGAAGGGCGCCTCGCTCTACGAGGAGGTCGCCACCAAGGAGACGTACGTCGTCCCCGCGGTCGGTGAGAAGAAGTTCACCGTCGCCGCGATCGACCTCGGCATCAAGGGCATGACCCCGCACCGCATGGCCGAGCGCGGCATCGAGGTGCACGTCCTGCCCGCCACGGCGAGCGTCGAGGACGTCTACGCGGTGAACCCGGACGGTGTGTTCTTCTCCAACGGCCCGGGCGACCCGGCCACCGCGGACGGCCCCGTCGCGCTGATGACCGCCGTACTGGAGCGCAAGACGCCCCTGTTCGGCATCTGCTTCGGCAACCAGATCCTCGGCCGCGCGCTCGGCTTCGGCACCTACAAGCTGAAGTACGGCCACCGGGGCATCAACCAGCCCGTGCAGGACCGCACCACCGGCAAGGTCGAGGTGACCGCGCACAACCACGGCTTCGCCGTCGACGCGCCGCTCGACAAGGTCAGCGAGACGAAGTTCGGCCGCGCCGAGGTCTCCCACGTCTGCCTGAACGACAACGTCGTGGAGGGGCTCCAGCTGCTCGACCAGCCGGCCTTCTCCGTCCAGTACCACCCCGAGGCGGCGGCGGGCCCGCACGACGCCGCCTACCTGTTCGACCGCTTCACGTCTTTGATGAGCACCGTCATGGAGGGCCAGCGTGCCTAA
- a CDS encoding dihydroorotase produces the protein MSKILIRGAKVLGGEPQDVLIDGSTIAEVGVGLSDEGAEVVEAAGKVLLPGLVDLHTHLREPGREDSETVLTGTRAAASGGYTAVFAMANTFPVADTAGVVEQVYRLGQEHGYCDVQPIGAVTVGLEGKKLAELGAMHESAAGVTVFSDDGKCVDDAVIMRRALEYVKAFGGVVAQHAQEPRLTEGAQMNEGIVSAELGLGGWPAVAEESIIARDVLLAEHVGSRVHICHLSTAGSVEIVRWAKSRGIDVTAEVTPHHLLLTDELVRTYNPVYKVNPPLRTEQDVLALREALADGTIDIVATDHAPHPHEDKDCEWAAAAMGMVGLETALSVVQETMVETGLLDWAGVAERMSVTPARIGRAAGHGRPVSAGEPANLTLVDTEYRGSVDPEGFASRSRNTPYEGRELPGRVTHTWLRGKATLVDGKLT, from the coding sequence ATGAGCAAGATCCTGATCCGTGGTGCGAAGGTCCTCGGCGGCGAGCCGCAGGACGTGCTGATCGACGGTTCGACGATCGCCGAGGTGGGCGTCGGTCTGAGTGACGAGGGCGCCGAGGTCGTCGAGGCGGCCGGCAAGGTGCTGCTGCCGGGCCTGGTCGACCTGCACACCCATCTGCGCGAGCCGGGCCGCGAGGACTCCGAGACCGTTCTGACCGGCACGCGCGCGGCGGCGAGCGGCGGCTACACGGCCGTGTTCGCCATGGCCAACACCTTCCCGGTGGCCGACACCGCCGGCGTCGTCGAGCAGGTGTACCGGCTCGGCCAGGAGCACGGCTACTGCGACGTGCAGCCCATCGGTGCCGTGACCGTCGGCCTGGAGGGCAAGAAGCTCGCCGAGCTCGGCGCCATGCACGAGTCGGCCGCCGGGGTCACCGTTTTCTCCGACGACGGCAAGTGCGTCGACGACGCCGTGATCATGCGGCGCGCCCTGGAGTACGTGAAGGCCTTCGGCGGGGTCGTCGCCCAGCACGCGCAGGAGCCGCGGCTGACCGAGGGCGCCCAGATGAACGAGGGGATCGTCTCCGCCGAGCTGGGGCTCGGGGGCTGGCCCGCGGTGGCCGAGGAGTCGATCATCGCCCGGGACGTCCTGCTCGCCGAGCACGTCGGTTCCCGCGTGCACATCTGCCACCTGTCGACCGCGGGGTCCGTCGAGATCGTCCGCTGGGCCAAGTCCCGCGGCATCGACGTCACCGCCGAGGTCACCCCGCACCACCTGCTCCTCACCGACGAGCTGGTGCGCACCTACAACCCGGTCTACAAGGTGAACCCGCCGCTGCGCACCGAGCAGGACGTGCTGGCGCTGCGCGAGGCGCTCGCCGACGGCACGATCGACATCGTCGCCACCGACCACGCGCCCCATCCGCACGAGGACAAGGACTGCGAGTGGGCCGCGGCCGCCATGGGCATGGTCGGCCTGGAGACCGCGTTGTCAGTGGTGCAGGAGACCATGGTGGAGACCGGGCTCCTCGACTGGGCCGGGGTCGCCGAGCGCATGTCCGTCACGCCCGCGAGGATCGGGCGGGCGGCGGGCCACGGCCGTCCCGTCTCGGCTGGTGAGCCCGCCAACCTCACGCTGGTCGACACGGAATACCGTGGGTCGGTGGACCCCGAGGGCTTCGCCTCGCGCAGCCGCAACACTCCGTACGAGGGGCGTGAGCTGCCGGGCCGTGTCACCCACACCTGGCTCCGGGGCAAGGCCACGCTCGTCGACGGGAAGCTCACGTGA
- a CDS encoding aminopeptidase P family protein, protein MSEVYATRRARLRDRCQAGGSQSALISRPANVRYLAGTAPRGSVLLLGMTEDLLVCSGPPEDRPGTGRPDETLRLHYLPGAGGDPAVAAADLATGQGVDSLAVEEEHLTVARHRAIRSVVPRLRLADLAGAVEQLRVIKDEEEISCLRIGAEIADQALGELLESILVGRTERHLALELERRLVDHGADGPAFATSVGTGPNSGRRGHRPTDRRVEEGDFLSVCLGASYRGYRCEIGRTFVIGTSPADWQIELYDLVFAAQRAGRESLAPGAEYREVDRAARQVLESAGHHEGLSSLTGHGVGLEIDEDPQLAPAAMGKLDACVPVTVEPGVHLPGRGGVRIDDTLVVRPEADGGPELLTITTKELLAL, encoded by the coding sequence ATGTCAGAGGTGTACGCCACCCGCAGAGCCCGCCTACGCGACCGCTGCCAGGCCGGCGGCAGTCAATCCGCGCTGATCTCCCGACCGGCCAACGTCCGCTACCTCGCGGGCACCGCCCCGCGGGGCAGCGTGCTGCTGCTCGGCATGACCGAGGACCTGCTGGTGTGCTCCGGCCCCCCGGAGGACCGTCCCGGCACCGGCCGCCCCGACGAGACCCTGCGACTGCACTACCTGCCCGGCGCCGGGGGCGACCCCGCCGTCGCCGCGGCCGACCTCGCCACCGGCCAGGGCGTGGACTCGCTCGCCGTGGAGGAGGAGCACCTCACGGTCGCCCGGCACCGCGCGATCCGCTCCGTCGTACCCCGGCTCCGCCTCGCGGACCTCGCCGGCGCGGTCGAGCAGCTCCGGGTCATCAAGGACGAGGAGGAGATCTCCTGCCTGCGCATCGGCGCCGAGATCGCCGACCAGGCACTGGGCGAACTCCTGGAGTCCATCCTCGTGGGACGTACGGAACGGCACCTCGCCCTCGAACTGGAGCGCCGGCTCGTCGACCACGGCGCGGACGGCCCGGCCTTCGCCACCTCCGTGGGCACCGGCCCGAACTCCGGCCGCCGCGGCCACCGCCCCACCGACCGCCGGGTCGAGGAGGGCGATTTCCTCTCCGTCTGTCTGGGCGCGAGCTATCGCGGCTACCGTTGCGAGATCGGCCGCACCTTCGTCATCGGTACGTCCCCCGCGGACTGGCAGATCGAGCTGTACGACCTCGTCTTCGCCGCTCAGCGCGCCGGCCGCGAGTCACTGGCGCCCGGCGCCGAGTACCGCGAGGTGGACCGGGCGGCCCGGCAGGTGCTGGAGTCCGCGGGCCACCACGAGGGCCTGTCGTCCCTCACCGGACACGGTGTGGGACTCGAAATCGACGAGGACCCGCAGTTGGCCCCCGCGGCCATGGGTAAACTGGACGCTTGCGTGCCGGTCACCGTCGAACCGGGGGTCCACCTCCCGGGCCGGGGCGGTGTCCGGATCGATGACACGCTCGTCGTACGCCCCGAGGCGGACGGCGGACCCGAGCTACTCACCATCACGACCAAGGAGCTGCTCGCCCTGTAG
- the efp gene encoding elongation factor P: protein MASTNDLKNGLVLKLEGGQLWSVVEFQHVKPGKGPAFVRTKLKNVLSGKVVDKTFNAGVKVETATVDKRDMQFSYMDGEYFVFMDLDTYDQLMIDRKTVGDAANFLIEGFTATVAQHEGEVLFVELPAAVELTIQETEPGVQGDRSTGGTKPATLETGHQIQVPLFITTGEKIKVDTRTSDYLGRVNS, encoded by the coding sequence GTGGCTTCCACGAACGACCTCAAGAACGGCCTGGTGCTCAAGCTCGAAGGCGGCCAGCTCTGGTCCGTCGTCGAGTTCCAGCACGTCAAGCCCGGCAAGGGCCCGGCCTTCGTGCGCACCAAGCTCAAGAACGTCCTGTCGGGCAAGGTCGTCGACAAGACCTTCAACGCCGGCGTCAAGGTCGAGACGGCCACTGTCGACAAGCGCGACATGCAGTTCTCGTACATGGACGGCGAGTACTTCGTCTTCATGGACCTGGACACCTACGACCAGCTCATGATCGACCGCAAGACGGTCGGCGACGCCGCCAACTTCCTGATCGAGGGATTCACGGCCACCGTCGCGCAGCACGAGGGCGAGGTGCTCTTCGTCGAGCTGCCGGCCGCCGTCGAGCTGACGATCCAGGAGACCGAGCCGGGTGTCCAGGGCGACCGCTCCACCGGCGGCACCAAGCCCGCCACCCTGGAGACCGGTCACCAGATCCAGGTCCCGCTCTTCATCACCACCGGTGAGAAGATCAAGGTCGACACCCGCACGAGCGACTACCTCGGCCGGGTGAACAGCTAA
- the aroB gene encoding 3-dehydroquinate synthase: MSEAVTRIQVGGTAGSEPYEVLVGRQLLGELGALVGEKAQRVAVIHPEALADTGDALRADLAEQGFEAVAIQVPNAEEAKTAEVAAYCWKALGQSGFTRSDVVVGVGGGATTDLAGFVAATWLRGVRWIAIPTTVLAMVDAAVGGKTGINTAEGKNLVGAFHPPAGVLCDLAALDSLPVNDYVSGLAEIIKAGFIADPVILELIESDPEAARTPAGPHTAELIERSIRVKAEVVSSDLKESGLREILNYGHTLAHAIEKNERYKWRHGAAVAVGMHFAAELGRLAGRLDDATADRHRTVLESVGLPLHYRYDQWPKLLETMKVDKKSRGNLLRFIVLDGLGKPTVLEGPDPAVLLAAYGEVGQ; this comes from the coding sequence ATGAGCGAGGCAGTGACGCGCATCCAGGTCGGCGGCACCGCGGGCAGCGAGCCGTACGAAGTCCTGGTGGGACGTCAACTCCTGGGTGAGCTGGGCGCGTTGGTGGGCGAGAAGGCCCAGCGGGTCGCCGTCATCCACCCCGAGGCGCTCGCCGACACCGGGGACGCGCTGCGCGCCGACCTCGCCGAGCAGGGCTTCGAGGCCGTCGCCATCCAGGTCCCGAACGCGGAGGAGGCCAAGACCGCCGAGGTCGCCGCCTACTGCTGGAAGGCGCTCGGCCAGTCCGGCTTCACCCGCTCCGACGTCGTGGTCGGCGTCGGCGGCGGCGCCACCACCGACCTCGCCGGGTTCGTGGCCGCCACCTGGCTGCGCGGGGTGCGCTGGATCGCCATCCCCACCACCGTGCTCGCCATGGTCGACGCGGCCGTCGGCGGCAAGACCGGCATCAACACCGCCGAGGGCAAGAACCTCGTCGGCGCCTTCCACCCGCCGGCCGGCGTCCTGTGCGACCTGGCCGCGCTGGACTCCCTGCCGGTCAACGACTACGTCTCCGGACTCGCCGAGATCATCAAGGCCGGTTTCATCGCCGACCCGGTGATCCTGGAGCTCATCGAGTCCGACCCCGAGGCCGCGCGCACCCCGGCGGGCCCGCACACCGCCGAGCTCATCGAGCGTTCGATCCGGGTCAAGGCCGAGGTGGTCTCCTCCGACCTCAAGGAGTCGGGACTTCGGGAGATCCTCAACTACGGCCACACGCTCGCCCACGCGATCGAGAAGAACGAGCGGTACAAGTGGCGGCACGGCGCCGCGGTCGCCGTAGGCATGCACTTCGCCGCCGAACTGGGCCGTCTGGCGGGCCGGTTGGACGACGCGACCGCCGACCGCCACCGCACCGTCCTGGAGTCGGTCGGCCTGCCGCTGCACTACCGCTACGACCAGTGGCCCAAGCTGCTGGAGACCATGAAGGTCGACAAGAAGTCGCGCGGCAACCTGCTGCGGTTCATCGTCCTCGACGGACTGGGCAAGCCGACCGTCCTGGAGGGACCGGACCCGGCCGTGCTGCTCGCCGCGTACGGCGAGGTCGGCCAGTAG
- a CDS encoding shikimate kinase yields the protein MSPLVVLVGPMGVGKSTVGRLLADRLGTGYRDTDDDIVTAQGRSIAEIFVDEGEPAFRAVEKAAVARALAEHDGVLALGGGSILDADTRALLAGQRVLYLSMDVEEAVKRTGLNAARPLLAVNPRKQWRELMEARRSLYESIATAVVATDGRTPEEVTRIALDALELKEA from the coding sequence ATGAGCCCGCTGGTGGTGCTCGTCGGCCCGATGGGCGTGGGCAAGTCGACGGTCGGGCGGCTGCTGGCCGACCGGCTCGGCACCGGCTACCGGGACACCGACGACGACATCGTCACCGCGCAGGGCCGCAGCATCGCGGAGATCTTCGTCGACGAGGGCGAGCCCGCCTTCCGGGCCGTCGAGAAGGCCGCGGTGGCACGGGCGCTCGCCGAGCACGACGGCGTCCTCGCGCTGGGCGGCGGCTCGATCCTCGACGCGGACACCCGCGCCCTGCTGGCCGGGCAGCGGGTGCTGTACCTGTCGATGGACGTCGAGGAAGCGGTCAAGCGCACCGGCCTGAACGCGGCCCGCCCGCTGCTCGCGGTCAACCCGCGCAAGCAGTGGCGCGAGCTGATGGAGGCCCGCCGCTCGCTGTACGAGTCGATCGCCACGGCGGTCGTGGCCACCGACGGCCGTACGCCCGAAGAAGTCACCCGAATCGCGCTGGACGCACTGGAGTTGAAGGAAGCATGA
- a CDS encoding aspartate carbamoyltransferase catalytic subunit yields MQRHLISAADLTRDDAVLILDTAEEMARVADRPIKKLPTLRGRTIVNLFFEDSTRTRISFEAAEKRLSADVINFTAKGSSVSKGESLKDTAQTLEAMGVDAVVIRHGASGAPYRLANSGWIDAAVINAGDGTHQHPTQALLDAFTMRRRLVGRDAGLGQDLSGKRITIVGDVLHSRVARSNVDLLHTLGAEVTLVAPPTLVPVGVETWPCEVAYDLDGTLAKSDAVMMLRVQRERMNAAFFPTEREYSRRYGLDGDRMARMPEHAIVMHPGPMVRGMEITAEVADSDRCTVVEQVANGVSIRMAVLYLLLGGNEPAVSHTRIEEK; encoded by the coding sequence ATGCAGCGTCATCTCATCTCGGCCGCCGACCTCACCCGCGACGACGCCGTCCTGATCCTCGACACCGCCGAGGAGATGGCCCGGGTCGCCGACCGGCCGATCAAGAAGCTGCCGACCCTGCGCGGCCGCACGATCGTCAACCTCTTCTTCGAGGACTCCACGCGCACGCGTATCTCCTTCGAAGCCGCCGAGAAGCGCCTCTCCGCGGACGTCATCAACTTCACCGCCAAGGGCTCCAGCGTCTCCAAGGGGGAGTCCCTCAAGGACACCGCGCAGACCCTGGAGGCCATGGGCGTCGACGCCGTCGTCATCCGGCACGGTGCCTCCGGGGCGCCGTACCGCCTCGCCAACTCCGGCTGGATCGACGCCGCCGTCATCAACGCGGGCGACGGCACCCACCAGCACCCCACCCAGGCCCTGCTGGACGCGTTCACGATGCGGCGCCGGCTCGTCGGCCGGGACGCGGGGCTCGGGCAGGACCTGTCCGGCAAGCGCATCACGATCGTCGGGGACGTCCTGCACAGCCGGGTCGCCCGCTCCAACGTCGACCTGCTGCACACCCTCGGCGCCGAGGTCACCCTCGTCGCCCCGCCCACCCTGGTGCCGGTCGGCGTCGAGACCTGGCCGTGCGAGGTGGCGTACGACCTCGACGGCACGCTCGCCAAGTCCGACGCGGTGATGATGCTGCGCGTGCAGCGCGAGCGCATGAACGCCGCGTTCTTCCCGACCGAGCGGGAGTACTCCCGGCGCTACGGCCTGGACGGGGACCGCATGGCGCGGATGCCGGAGCACGCCATCGTGATGCACCCGGGGCCGATGGTCCGGGGCATGGAGATCACCGCCGAGGTCGCCGACTCGGACCGCTGCACCGTCGTGGAGCAGGTCGCAAACGGAGTCTCCATCCGGATGGCCGTCCTGTACCTCCTTCTGGGCGGCAACGAGCCCGCCGTCAGCCACACCCGTATCGAGGAGAAGTAA